The following coding sequences lie in one Drosophila bipectinata strain 14024-0381.07 chromosome XR, DbipHiC1v2, whole genome shotgun sequence genomic window:
- the Dlic gene encoding cytoplasmic dynein 1 light intermediate chain 1 isoform X3 produces MALDSGTQTNALTSSLTTKKKDASAEKENLWSAILNEVQTQGSTKLPSNKSVLVLGDNATGKTTLIAKLQGVEDPKKGSGLEYAYIDVKDEYRDDMTRLSVWVLDGDPGHTNLLHYALNETNYAHTLVILTVSMTQPWGWLEQLNQWIKVLGQHIETLQLDAKEKEAARQRLATTWQSYCEVGDDLDPGSPVKRTMRNNSIDEDDLLPLTEDALITNLGLDIVVVVTKTDYMTTLEKEYEYRDEHFDFIQQWIRNFCLRHGTSLFYTSVKEDKNCDLLYKYLTHRIYGLPFRTPALVVEKDAVLIPAGWDSLKKISILYENMHGVKADNVYSDIIKAPPTRKAVSNRETEVQTEDEQAFLARQQEILKQGDQVRGESPLRSQAGGVGTNKSGTRTSVATGQSSPKKMDPKLTPATPGGEGVLANFFNSLLHKKSGSPASGGPGGPGSPAGAARTANGTDAMTPEKLAVRTDAAAELDRLSRSVKKEIDMSQSEC; encoded by the exons GTCGGCGATATTGAATGAAGTACAAACACAGGGCAGCACAAAACTTCCATCAAATAAATCTGTACTAGTATTAGGCGATAATGCCACCGGCAAGACGACACTGATTGCCAAGCTCCAGGGCGTTGAGGATCCCAAAAAGGGCTCCGGCCTGGAATATGCCTACATCGATGTCAAGGATGAGTACAGAGACG ACATGACGCGTTTGAGCGTTTGGGTCCTGGACGGCGATCCAGGACACACAAACCTCCTGCACTATGCGCTCAATGAAACGAACTATGCACACACACTCGTCATCCTCACCGTCTCGATGACGCAGCCGTGGGGCTGGCTGGAGCAGTTGAATCAATGGATCAAGGTTCTCGGCCAGCATATCGAAACCCTACAGCTGGACGCCAAGGAGAAGGAGGCGGCCCGCCAGCGACTGGCCACCACGTGGCAGAGTTATTGCGAGGTGGGCGACGATCTGGATCCTGGATCGCCGGTGAAGCGCACAATGCGCAACAACTCGATCGACGAGGATGATCTACTGCCGCTGACGGAGGACGCACTAATTACAAATCTGGGCCTCGACATCGTTGTGGTGGTCACAAAG ACGGACTACATGACCACGCTGGAAAAGGAGTACGAGTATCGGGATGAGCACTTCGACTTTATCCAGCAGTGGATACGAAACTTCTGCCTGCGGCACGGCACCTCGCTATTCTACACGAGCGTTAAAGAAGACAAAAACTGTGATCTCCTCTACAAATATCTGACGCATCGAATTTATGGTCTGCCATTCCGTACGCCAGCGCTAGTCGTTGAAAAAGATGCTGTACTCAT TCCGGCTGGCTGGGATAGCTTGAAAAAGATTAGTATTTTGTATGAGAACATGCACGGAGTGAAGGCCGACAATGTCTACTCAGATATCATCAAAGCGCCGCCAACTAGAAAG GCGGTCTCCAACCGAGAGACGGAAGTACAGACGGAGGACGAACAGGCTTTCCTGGCCCGCCAGCAGGAGATCCTCAAGCAGGGCGATCAGGTCCGAGGCGAGTCCCCGCTGCGGTCGCAGGCTGGAGGCGTGGGCACCAACAAGAGTGGAACTCGCACATCCGTAGCCACCGGCCAGAGTTCACCCAAGAAG ATGGATCCTAAACTGACGCCTGCCACGCCCGGGGGTGAGGGGGTGCTGGCCAACTTCTTCAACTCGCTGCTGCACAAAAAGTCGGGCAGTCCGGCGAGCGGTGGACCCGGAGGCCCTGGCAGTCCGGCGGGAGCTGCTCGCACTGCCAACGGCACTGACGCAATGACGCCCGAGAAGCTCGCCGTCCGCACGGACGCCGCCGCCGAACTGGATCGTCTGTCGCGGAGCGTGAAGAAGGAGATCGACATGTCGCAGAGTGAGTGTTGA
- the Dlic gene encoding cytoplasmic dynein 1 light intermediate chain 1 isoform X1 — protein sequence MALDSGTQTNALTSSLTTKKKDASAEKENLWSAILNEVQTQGSTKLPSNKSVLVLGDNATGKTTLIAKLQGVEDPKKGSGLEYAYIDVKDEYRDDMTRLSVWVLDGDPGHTNLLHYALNETNYAHTLVILTVSMTQPWGWLEQLNQWIKVLGQHIETLQLDAKEKEAARQRLATTWQSYCEVGDDLDPGSPVKRTMRNNSIDEDDLLPLTEDALITNLGLDIVVVVTKTDYMTTLEKEYEYRDEHFDFIQQWIRNFCLRHGTSLFYTSVKEDKNCDLLYKYLTHRIYGLPFRTPALVVEKDAVLIPAGWDSLKKISILYENMHGVKADNVYSDIIKAPPTRKAVSNRETEVQTEDEQAFLARQQEILKQGDQVRGESPLRSQAGGVGTNKSGTRTSVATGQSSPKKMDPKLTPATPGGEGVLANFFNSLLHKKSGSPASGGPGGPGSPAGAARTANGTDAMTPEKLAVRTDAAAELDRLSRSVKKEIDMSQSRNRYPFMKLVPRNIKKEHCTLKFLKPSFFKPF from the exons GTCGGCGATATTGAATGAAGTACAAACACAGGGCAGCACAAAACTTCCATCAAATAAATCTGTACTAGTATTAGGCGATAATGCCACCGGCAAGACGACACTGATTGCCAAGCTCCAGGGCGTTGAGGATCCCAAAAAGGGCTCCGGCCTGGAATATGCCTACATCGATGTCAAGGATGAGTACAGAGACG ACATGACGCGTTTGAGCGTTTGGGTCCTGGACGGCGATCCAGGACACACAAACCTCCTGCACTATGCGCTCAATGAAACGAACTATGCACACACACTCGTCATCCTCACCGTCTCGATGACGCAGCCGTGGGGCTGGCTGGAGCAGTTGAATCAATGGATCAAGGTTCTCGGCCAGCATATCGAAACCCTACAGCTGGACGCCAAGGAGAAGGAGGCGGCCCGCCAGCGACTGGCCACCACGTGGCAGAGTTATTGCGAGGTGGGCGACGATCTGGATCCTGGATCGCCGGTGAAGCGCACAATGCGCAACAACTCGATCGACGAGGATGATCTACTGCCGCTGACGGAGGACGCACTAATTACAAATCTGGGCCTCGACATCGTTGTGGTGGTCACAAAG ACGGACTACATGACCACGCTGGAAAAGGAGTACGAGTATCGGGATGAGCACTTCGACTTTATCCAGCAGTGGATACGAAACTTCTGCCTGCGGCACGGCACCTCGCTATTCTACACGAGCGTTAAAGAAGACAAAAACTGTGATCTCCTCTACAAATATCTGACGCATCGAATTTATGGTCTGCCATTCCGTACGCCAGCGCTAGTCGTTGAAAAAGATGCTGTACTCAT TCCGGCTGGCTGGGATAGCTTGAAAAAGATTAGTATTTTGTATGAGAACATGCACGGAGTGAAGGCCGACAATGTCTACTCAGATATCATCAAAGCGCCGCCAACTAGAAAG GCGGTCTCCAACCGAGAGACGGAAGTACAGACGGAGGACGAACAGGCTTTCCTGGCCCGCCAGCAGGAGATCCTCAAGCAGGGCGATCAGGTCCGAGGCGAGTCCCCGCTGCGGTCGCAGGCTGGAGGCGTGGGCACCAACAAGAGTGGAACTCGCACATCCGTAGCCACCGGCCAGAGTTCACCCAAGAAG ATGGATCCTAAACTGACGCCTGCCACGCCCGGGGGTGAGGGGGTGCTGGCCAACTTCTTCAACTCGCTGCTGCACAAAAAGTCGGGCAGTCCGGCGAGCGGTGGACCCGGAGGCCCTGGCAGTCCGGCGGGAGCTGCTCGCACTGCCAACGGCACTGACGCAATGACGCCCGAGAAGCTCGCCGTCCGCACGGACGCCGCCGCCGAACTGGATCGTCTGTCGCGGAGCGTGAAGAAGGAGATCGACATGTCGCAGA GCCGCAATCGTTACCCGTTCATGAAACTCGTTCCCCGAAACATAAAGAAAGAGCACTGTAcgttgaaatttttaaagccAAGTTTTTTTAAGCCATTTTAA
- the Dlic gene encoding cytoplasmic dynein 1 light intermediate chain 1 isoform X2, translated as MALDSGTQTNALTSSLTTKKKDASAEKENLWSAILNEVQTQGSTKLPSNKSVLVLGDNATGKTTLIAKLQGVEDPKKGSGLEYAYIDVKDEYRDDMTRLSVWVLDGDPGHTNLLHYALNETNYAHTLVILTVSMTQPWGWLEQLNQWIKVLGQHIETLQLDAKEKEAARQRLATTWQSYCEVGDDLDPGSPVKRTMRNNSIDEDDLLPLTEDALITNLGLDIVVVVTKTDYMTTLEKEYEYRDEHFDFIQQWIRNFCLRHGTSLFYTSVKEDKNCDLLYKYLTHRIYGLPFRTPALVVEKDAVLIPAGWDSLKKISILYENMHGVKADNVYSDIIKAPPTRKAVSNRETEVQTEDEQAFLARQQEILKQGDQVRGESPLRSQAGGVGTNKSGTRTSVATGQSSPKKMDPKLTPATPGGEGVLANFFNSLLHKKSGSPASGGPGGPGSPAGAARTANGTDAMTPEKLAVRTDAAAELDRLSRSVKKEIDMSQSRNRYPFMKLVPRNIKKEHFPSRCLKPDSPNKK; from the exons GTCGGCGATATTGAATGAAGTACAAACACAGGGCAGCACAAAACTTCCATCAAATAAATCTGTACTAGTATTAGGCGATAATGCCACCGGCAAGACGACACTGATTGCCAAGCTCCAGGGCGTTGAGGATCCCAAAAAGGGCTCCGGCCTGGAATATGCCTACATCGATGTCAAGGATGAGTACAGAGACG ACATGACGCGTTTGAGCGTTTGGGTCCTGGACGGCGATCCAGGACACACAAACCTCCTGCACTATGCGCTCAATGAAACGAACTATGCACACACACTCGTCATCCTCACCGTCTCGATGACGCAGCCGTGGGGCTGGCTGGAGCAGTTGAATCAATGGATCAAGGTTCTCGGCCAGCATATCGAAACCCTACAGCTGGACGCCAAGGAGAAGGAGGCGGCCCGCCAGCGACTGGCCACCACGTGGCAGAGTTATTGCGAGGTGGGCGACGATCTGGATCCTGGATCGCCGGTGAAGCGCACAATGCGCAACAACTCGATCGACGAGGATGATCTACTGCCGCTGACGGAGGACGCACTAATTACAAATCTGGGCCTCGACATCGTTGTGGTGGTCACAAAG ACGGACTACATGACCACGCTGGAAAAGGAGTACGAGTATCGGGATGAGCACTTCGACTTTATCCAGCAGTGGATACGAAACTTCTGCCTGCGGCACGGCACCTCGCTATTCTACACGAGCGTTAAAGAAGACAAAAACTGTGATCTCCTCTACAAATATCTGACGCATCGAATTTATGGTCTGCCATTCCGTACGCCAGCGCTAGTCGTTGAAAAAGATGCTGTACTCAT TCCGGCTGGCTGGGATAGCTTGAAAAAGATTAGTATTTTGTATGAGAACATGCACGGAGTGAAGGCCGACAATGTCTACTCAGATATCATCAAAGCGCCGCCAACTAGAAAG GCGGTCTCCAACCGAGAGACGGAAGTACAGACGGAGGACGAACAGGCTTTCCTGGCCCGCCAGCAGGAGATCCTCAAGCAGGGCGATCAGGTCCGAGGCGAGTCCCCGCTGCGGTCGCAGGCTGGAGGCGTGGGCACCAACAAGAGTGGAACTCGCACATCCGTAGCCACCGGCCAGAGTTCACCCAAGAAG ATGGATCCTAAACTGACGCCTGCCACGCCCGGGGGTGAGGGGGTGCTGGCCAACTTCTTCAACTCGCTGCTGCACAAAAAGTCGGGCAGTCCGGCGAGCGGTGGACCCGGAGGCCCTGGCAGTCCGGCGGGAGCTGCTCGCACTGCCAACGGCACTGACGCAATGACGCCCGAGAAGCTCGCCGTCCGCACGGACGCCGCCGCCGAACTGGATCGTCTGTCGCGGAGCGTGAAGAAGGAGATCGACATGTCGCAGA GCCGCAATCGTTACCCGTTCATGAAACTCGTTCCCCGAAACATAAAGAAAGAGCACT TCCCAAGTCGCTGCTTAAAGCCGGATAGCCCGAACAAGAAGTAG